The Desulfobacterales bacterium genome contains the following window.
TACATATCCGGCTTTTGCATCAGAAGCAAGAAGAGAGATTGTAAGCTTCTATTCTGAAATAAAACTGGATTTTGTCGAACTTTTTCCAACTATCATCAAAGTTGAAAGCCTTGCAATAACAGCAGGCCTCCGTTACGATGATTATGATGACATAGGCGATACAATCAATCCACGCTTAGGGATGGTATTTGCGCCAACATCTATGGTGTATACAAAGCTGCTCTATGGTGAAGCCTATCGAGCGCCAAATTTTCGAGAGCTTTATACCATGAACAACTCAGTTCAAAATGGCAATCCTGAACTGAAATCAGAGACCCTTAAAACTATGGAAGCCCTACTGGGAATCGTTCCCAATAAATCAATAAATATACTGATGAGCTGCTTTTATTCTAAATTTGAAGATATGATTTTTATCATGAAGGATGAAGGCAAATTTGGGGTCAGCAATCATAATATCGGCAGCTTAAAGGCATACGGTGCTGAAGCAGAACTGAAAATCGCATTTGATAAGCAGCGGTATGGCTACATCAATGTTACCTGGCAGCAGGTCATAAATACTACCCGACAAAAAATTACCGATAAGCTTGGGACTGTTTACCAGCAGGAGGAGTTTGATCAGGGTAATATTCCTGAATGGATGGCCAATATTGGAATTAACACTGGAATAAGCAAACATATCAACTTTAATTGCTCCTTGTCCTATCGTGGAAAAAGAGAGCGCAGTGAAGAGATGCAATTTACCGTCAGCTCTTTGGATGCAGACGGCTCATTTGAACGCTTGGATAAAAGAGATTCCATTGATGAGAGCTTTTTGTTGAATGCATCGATTATTTTTGGAAATTTCGAGTTCCTAAAAGGACTTGAAATCCAACTCACCGGAAATAATCTGCTCGACGATGATATCAGATCGCCTGAAACACGAGGGTTCGTAAAAAATGACATCCCCTTGTGGGGCAGTCATTACCTCGCTACTGTGACTTACACATTTTAAGGACTTTAAAAAAGTAAGGTTATATTGATGAGATACAATGATTTTAATAGCTATCTTAAAACAAAGTTTGGTTGCCGGGTTCAAAAAATAACTATTGATGCCGGTTTTACATGCCCTAACCGTGACGGCAGATCCTCTACAGGCGGATGCATATATTGTAATTCAAAAGGTTCAGGAACAGGTCTATTTAATAAAGGGATTTCCATATCAGAACAAATAATTCAAGGGAAGTCCGCTCTTTCGAAAAGATATAATGCAAAAAAATTTTTAGCTTATTTTCAGTCTTTTTCAAATACGTATGGTCCTGTTGAACGCTTAAAAAAATTTTATGATGAATCTCTTTCTTTTGACGATGTTGTTGGAATTTCAATCGGAACAAGGCCTGATTGTGTAAATGACGAAATTATAACTTTATTAGAAAGCTATTCGAAAAATAAGCTCGTATGGATTGAATACGGGCTACAATCAGCTCACGATGACACATTGAATTTTATAAATCGAGGACATAATTTTAAAACTTTTAAAGATGCCGTGGATTTAACAAAAAATCGAGGAATAAAAATCTGTACGCATTTAATAATAGGTCTCCCCAATGAAAATAAAGAAAAAATCATTGAAACTGCTAAAATAATTTCAAGCATGGGCATAGACGGAGTAAAACTTCATTCCCTTTACGTTATAAAAGATACAAAACTTGAAGATCTATATAATAAAGGCCAATATAAATGCCTTGACCAAAAAGAATTTGCGGAAATTGTTTGTGATATTTTAGAAGTTTTACCGCCCGATATTATAATTCAAAGGCTTGTTGCAGATCCCCATAAAAACGAACTCGTAGCACCAGAATGGAGTATGAAAAAAACTGAAAATTTATCTTTAATCTTAAAAATTCTTGAAAATAGAGATTCTTGGCAAGGAAAAAAATTTGAGCGCTAAAAAATATAAAAGGACAGAATACAGATTCAACTAAATTATATTTTACCGCAAAGAGTACAAATACGCATTTCAACACATTTGCGTCTTTGCAGTAAAATATAAGTCTTTATAATTTAAACTGATCAATAGTAAGTTGAAGATTCGCTGACGAGCTTGATAAATTTTTGGCTTGGGATTTAATAATATTAGAATCTTCAGAAATGCTAACAACCGATTGATTTAGTTTAGAAAAATTATCTATAACCATTTGGGTCGCATTTGATGCAAAAGATGCATCTTTGGCAATTTCCAGTGCCGCTTTAGCAACATCTTCAATATTTCTTGTGACCTCCATTTCAAGCTGAACTACTCCTTGAACATTTTTTGAAGCACTATCCGCTGATGATGCTGTTTGTGCAGTATTTTTAGATATTTCATTTATAGTTGCTGTCTGCTCTTCTACAGCAGAAGCAATTGTTCCCATAATGGCATCTATTTCAGAAATAACCGATACAATATCTGTAATTGCAACTACTGCTGACTCTGTATTTTTCTGCATTCCTTCGATTTTATGTCTTATATCTTCTGTTGCATGGGATGTTTGACGAGCGAGCTCTTTTACTTCATTCGCAACAACTGCAAATCCTTTTCCAGCGTCTCCAGCGCTTGCAGCTTCAATTGTTGCATTTAAAGCTAAAAGATTTGTCTGAGCAGCTATTCCTTTTATTAAATCAACAATATCTCCTATTTCTTTTGCAGCAGCTCCTAATTTATTAACAATAATTGACATTGCTCCAGCTTTGTTAGAAGCATTATTTGTTACATTAGCACCTCTGCCTGAATTTTGAGCAACTTCATTTAAAGTGGCATACATTTCTTCTGAAGATACAGCAATTGAAGAAATAGAGTTTGATACTGTAGCTGCTGCTGTCTCAATATTTTTCATATTTGATAAAACTTCGTTTGAAAAAGATGCTACTGAAGATACTTGAGCACTTACTTGTTCTGCAGCAGCGGCCATATTTTTTATATTTAATGAGGTTATATCACTTGCTTTATATGCTTTGTCCGATTGAGTGAGCATATTTTTTGTTTTTCCATCTAAACCGTTGGACGTATGTATAAGAACTTCTGATGCTGTATTTAAAATTTTATTCGTTTCATCTATCTCTTTTACCATGCCGCGTATATTTGTCGTTGCTTTATTAAGACTTTTAGCCAAGATTCCAATTTCATCATTAGTATTTACATCCACCGAGCTTGATAACTTTCCTTGAGCTATATTTTCAACAAATTTTACAATTTTATTAAGAGGTTTAGTAATTCCATTGGCAATAAAAACAATAAAAATACAGGCGAAAACTAAAATTACAGACACACTCAAAATCATGTTTAGTAATAAATTTTTAATTTGAACATCTGCTTTTTCTTTCTTACTTTTAGCAGCCGCATCAATATCGTCAATATAGACTCCTGTTCCTATAATCCAATTAAGAGGTTCAAAAAGCTTAGCGTATGATAATTTGGGTTGATTTTCAGTTATTCCATCCTTTTTAGGTTTTGGCCAAAAATAATCAACAAAGCCCTCTCCTTCTCTATTGCATATATCAACAAAAGCTTTAAAAAGATTTTCATTTTTTCCTAAAGCGCATTTATACTTAGAGTCATCTAAAATTTGCCCATTTAATGATGGAGAAATAGGATGCATAATCATTTTAGGATAAGGCCGGCCTATATCATTAATCCAGAAATAACCTACTCCACTATCATAACGAATTTGAGATATATTTTTTGTTAACTTCTCAATATCAATGGAAAAAGTATTTTTATCATTTGAACTTTTTTGAGCATCTATATAGGCAGCTTCAACAACACTGTAAACAATTTCTATATAATTTTTTAAATACTGTTTTTTTTTTTCAAGTTCTTCTGATTTAAATTCTTTTATTTCTTCATTTGCGTATTTTTTCATCATTATGTTTGTAAATATAGCTATAAATAGTATAGAAACTGCCATAATAATAATGGAACTAAAAATAAATTTACTTTTAATTTTCATTTGCAGAGCAAGCATTATGCCTCCTAAAAATTTAAATATTATTCCTTAATTTAAAAATAGTAATTTTAATCTAAAAAAAACCTTGACACAACTAAGAAAAAAACAGAATTATCAATTTTAATTTAATTGTTTTTGCCTTTATTTATTAATTAGTCAAGAATTGTTTTGAATTTGTTTTTTACTATGAAAAAACGTTTAATATTTTTTGATAATCTTAGAAACTTCATGATTATCGCTGTAATATTTGGACATGCAACCGGAGCTTACCAAACTTTTGCTGACTGGTGGTTTGTTTTAGATAAAAATAAAAGCTTTATCTTTGATATCATTGGCCTTACAATGGAGATATTTATAATTCCTATAATCTATTTTATATCAGGCTACTTTATTGTTCCTTCCCTTTTAAAACATGGTTCAGGAAAATTTTTACAATCAAGGTTAAAGCTATTTATAATTCCTTGGTGGGTATGTGTTTTCTTTTTTAATCCAATCATGCCTTATTTATATTGCTACACACGATTAAATTGCAAGAATTTAGGTTTTTTCCAATATTGGCTTAAATACATAGGAAGCTTTTTTGATTTTCACACAGGCTATATTAGAGGCAATAACTATTTTGATCACCATCATTTATGGTTTATATCTGTTTTGGTTGTCTTTATTATTTCAACAGCTATAATTTATAAATTTTTTCCTAAAATTTTTGCGTATAATACAAAAAGTAATAAAGGCTCAATGATTATAGTCTTACCCCTATTTGGAATTATTACGTCTATATTTATGTCTGTTATAGGTTGTTTTTTACCTTTTTCAAAATTTGTAATTATTTTAAATATAATAGAATTTCAGCCTTTTGGAATACCTCTTTATATAGGCTTTTTTATTTTAGGCATTTATGCTTACAAAAATGAATGGTTTATAAAAAAAAATTTGCCTTTTAATTATGGGATATGGCTTATCCCATGTTTAATCATGTCAATGATTTATCTTGGAGTATTAAAAACTGAAAATCAGCTATTAGAAGTCTCTATAAGCCTTAATTTTGCCAGGAGTTTTTCAAAAAGTTTTACATCCCTTTGCTATCTATGTTTTTTTATTTCTTTATTTCAATCAAAATTTAATTCCCAATCAAAAATAAATCAAAAAATTACCCAAAATTCCTTTGATATGTATATAGTTCATATGCCCGTCGTTGTTATAATTCAGTTTTATCTAAGTTTTTTTAATTTGCCTATATTGTTAAAATTCTTTATTGTCTTTATAAGTGCAACATTTATAAGTTATATTTTAAGTCCAAATATGAGGAGAAATATATATGGATATCAATAAACGCTTTAATATGGAAAATTTAAAATCTATTATTCTTAAGGCTGGAACTGGAGATACGGGATCAATCCCCCTTACGTCCCTTGATTGCTTTGAAAACAGATTTGTATTTGAAACAGCGGTTTTTTATAAACCAACTTTGGATCCTGAAAAACTTGAAGCATCTCTTATAAAAACTTTGAAAGCATTTCCAATAGTATCCGGCCGTATTAAAAGTGGCCCTAAAAATAAATTATCAATTAACTGCTGTGATGCTGGAGTAAAATTTACAGTAGCCTCTTGCAAAGAAAAAATGGAAAAATTTGGGCCTGATAACAATGCAAAGGCTGATCTTGATTATTTTCTTGAAAAAATAGAATCTCAAACATTAGTTGACAAAGATACTCCTATAGCGTCCTTCAAAATAACTCAAATGAACGGAGGCGGCACTGTATTAGGACTTTCAATGGCTCATGGAATTGTTGATTATTTAAGTTTTGGATATTTTACAATGTTCTGGGCTCTTGAAACTAAAGGTCTCTCCATTCCAGGCCCAGTTCTTGACCGAACTTTGTTTGAAAAAAACATGGACTTTGATATTGATGAAGATGAGCTTGAAGATGAAGTTCTTGGGTATAAATACTTAAAACCCCTTGAAATTCCAGAAATTCTTAAAAATTACGAAACCTATAAAAATCAAATAGTTGGTCATGTAGTAAGTTTTTCTCGAACAGAACTTAATAATATTAAAAATGACGCATCTCAAGGTCTTCCAGAAGGAGTATGGGTCTCTACAAATGATGCTTTTTGTGCATATATTTGGCAATTTTCCAGTCTATTTAGAAATCTTGACCCTAACTCAAAATCAAAGCTTTTATTAATATCTGATATAAGAAGCAAAATGATTCCAGCGCTTCCTCTAAATTATTTCGGAAATGCTGTATCAAATATTATATCCGAAATGAGTGTAGAAGAATTACAAAAAAGTCCTCTTTCAAAAGTAGCCTATACAGTAAGAAAAAATGTGAAAGCAATAAATCATGCTTCAATTGAAAAGGAAATTAAATGGCTAAGATCAAGAGTTATTCAAGGCAGAATGCAGCAAGTGATTACAAGTATGAATTTATATAAAAATGATCTTTTTATGAGTAGCGTCATTGCTGGAGCAGGCTATAAGGAAGTTGATTTCGGAGCAGGACCTCCATTATGGGTTACTATTCCAAATATCCCAGTTCCTTGGGTTGTTCAATTAACTCCCTCATCAAAAGGAGACGGAGGCATAGACATGCACCTCCATATAACCGAAGAATCTGTAAAAAAACTTACAAGCAATGAATGGACAGAAAAAATTCATAAATATCAAAAATAGGTAAAAAAATATGAAAATAATCCTTACAACTTACGGGTCAAGGGGAGATGTCCAGCCTATACTTGCCTTGAGTTTAGCGCTAAAAAAAGCTGGCCATAATGTTACTTTATGCGCTCCTCCAGAAAATAAAGAATGGATTGAAAATTATCAATGCCCTTTTCATCCTCTTGGTGATAACTTAAAAGAAGCTATGGAAAAGATTCCTCCTATTCATACTATAAAAGCAACTTTTGCATTTATGAGTTTATGGAGGAAAGCATTATCCGACCAATTTGATCAACTTCCTGAAATAATTAAAGGAGCTGACCTTGTAATAGGTTCAGGTCTTACACTTGGAGTTCCAAGTGTAGCAGAACAATTTAAAATTCCATTTTGTCTTTTAGTAGTTTGTCCTCAATCCCTTCCATCTGCTTACTATCCGCCTTCGCAGTTCCATAACCATAATTTAAAAAAAATTGTAAATCGTATATTATGGTGGTAT
Protein-coding sequences here:
- a CDS encoding TIGR01212 family radical SAM protein (This family includes YhcC from E. coli K-12, an uncharacterized radical SAM protein.), translating into MRYNDFNSYLKTKFGCRVQKITIDAGFTCPNRDGRSSTGGCIYCNSKGSGTGLFNKGISISEQIIQGKSALSKRYNAKKFLAYFQSFSNTYGPVERLKKFYDESLSFDDVVGISIGTRPDCVNDEIITLLESYSKNKLVWIEYGLQSAHDDTLNFINRGHNFKTFKDAVDLTKNRGIKICTHLIIGLPNENKEKIIETAKIISSMGIDGVKLHSLYVIKDTKLEDLYNKGQYKCLDQKEFAEIVCDILEVLPPDIIIQRLVADPHKNELVAPEWSMKKTENLSLILKILENRDSWQGKKFER
- a CDS encoding methyl-accepting chemotaxis protein gives rise to the protein MLALQMKIKSKFIFSSIIIMAVSILFIAIFTNIMMKKYANEEIKEFKSEELEKKKQYLKNYIEIVYSVVEAAYIDAQKSSNDKNTFSIDIEKLTKNISQIRYDSGVGYFWINDIGRPYPKMIMHPISPSLNGQILDDSKYKCALGKNENLFKAFVDICNREGEGFVDYFWPKPKKDGITENQPKLSYAKLFEPLNWIIGTGVYIDDIDAAAKSKKEKADVQIKNLLLNMILSVSVILVFACIFIVFIANGITKPLNKIVKFVENIAQGKLSSSVDVNTNDEIGILAKSLNKATTNIRGMVKEIDETNKILNTASEVLIHTSNGLDGKTKNMLTQSDKAYKASDITSLNIKNMAAAAEQVSAQVSSVASFSNEVLSNMKNIETAAATVSNSISSIAVSSEEMYATLNEVAQNSGRGANVTNNASNKAGAMSIIVNKLGAAAKEIGDIVDLIKGIAAQTNLLALNATIEAASAGDAGKGFAVVANEVKELARQTSHATEDIRHKIEGMQKNTESAVVAITDIVSVISEIDAIMGTIASAVEEQTATINEISKNTAQTASSADSASKNVQGVVQLEMEVTRNIEDVAKAALEIAKDASFASNATQMVIDNFSKLNQSVVSISEDSNIIKSQAKNLSSSSANLQLTIDQFKL
- a CDS encoding acyltransferase family protein — translated: MKKRLIFFDNLRNFMIIAVIFGHATGAYQTFADWWFVLDKNKSFIFDIIGLTMEIFIIPIIYFISGYFIVPSLLKHGSGKFLQSRLKLFIIPWWVCVFFFNPIMPYLYCYTRLNCKNLGFFQYWLKYIGSFFDFHTGYIRGNNYFDHHHLWFISVLVVFIISTAIIYKFFPKIFAYNTKSNKGSMIIVLPLFGIITSIFMSVIGCFLPFSKFVIILNIIEFQPFGIPLYIGFFILGIYAYKNEWFIKKNLPFNYGIWLIPCLIMSMIYLGVLKTENQLLEVSISLNFARSFSKSFTSLCYLCFFISLFQSKFNSQSKINQKITQNSFDMYIVHMPVVVIIQFYLSFFNLPILLKFFIVFISATFISYILSPNMRRNIYGYQ